A genomic segment from Luteibacter aegosomatis encodes:
- a CDS encoding mannose-1-phosphate guanylyltransferase/mannose-6-phosphate isomerase has product MLIPLILSGGSGTRLWPISRRNLPKQFLSLTGTDTLFQQTVKRTTALPDTGAPIVVAADDHRFLAAEQLQELKMSEASILLEPMARNTAPAIAVGALRAMEKSTDALILVLPADHLIGDDRSFHDAVAKARPLAEQGWLVTFGIRPDRPETGFGYIQRGDGLDANGFKVNQFVEKPKLEVAERYVDSGQYDWNSGMFLFRAARYLEELEQHAPAMLAAAKAAYAKANVDLDFVRLDAEAFSASPNDSIDYAVMEKTSRAAVVPVSCGWSDIGSWDALWLAADKDANGNHTEGDVIALDTTGSLIHSHNRHLVATVGLDDVVVVTTPDATLVARRDRSQDVKRIVDELKAKGRTEHDLHRVVRRPWGSYDSLENGDRFQVKRIVVKPGAALSLQMHHHRAEHWIVVKGVAEVTCDDKVFLLAENQSTYLPLGSRHRLRNPGKVPVELIEVQSGSYLGEDDIVRFDDVYGRAGTVG; this is encoded by the coding sequence ATGCTCATTCCCCTCATTCTCAGTGGCGGCAGCGGCACGCGCCTGTGGCCGATTTCCCGCCGGAACCTGCCCAAACAATTCCTGTCGCTCACCGGGACGGACACCCTGTTCCAGCAAACGGTCAAGCGAACGACCGCGCTGCCGGACACCGGCGCGCCCATCGTCGTGGCCGCCGACGATCATCGCTTTCTCGCCGCGGAGCAGTTGCAGGAGCTCAAGATGAGCGAGGCAAGCATCCTGCTCGAACCGATGGCGCGTAATACCGCGCCCGCCATCGCGGTGGGCGCGCTGCGTGCAATGGAAAAGTCGACCGACGCGCTCATCCTCGTGCTGCCGGCCGACCATCTCATCGGTGACGACCGCTCTTTCCACGACGCCGTGGCCAAGGCGCGTCCGCTGGCCGAGCAGGGTTGGCTCGTGACGTTCGGCATTCGCCCCGACCGCCCGGAAACGGGTTTTGGTTACATCCAGCGTGGCGACGGACTCGACGCCAATGGCTTCAAGGTGAATCAGTTCGTCGAGAAGCCCAAGCTGGAAGTCGCCGAGCGCTATGTCGACAGCGGTCAGTATGATTGGAACTCCGGGATGTTCCTCTTCCGCGCCGCGCGCTATCTGGAGGAGTTGGAGCAGCACGCGCCAGCCATGCTAGCCGCCGCCAAAGCCGCTTACGCGAAAGCCAATGTCGACCTCGACTTCGTGCGACTCGACGCCGAAGCGTTCTCCGCGTCACCTAACGATTCGATCGACTATGCCGTGATGGAGAAGACGTCGCGCGCCGCGGTCGTGCCGGTATCGTGCGGCTGGAGCGACATCGGATCGTGGGATGCCTTGTGGCTTGCTGCCGATAAGGACGCGAACGGTAACCATACCGAAGGCGACGTCATCGCGCTGGATACGACCGGCTCGCTCATCCACTCGCACAACCGCCACTTGGTCGCCACCGTGGGCCTCGACGACGTCGTCGTGGTCACCACCCCCGATGCCACGCTGGTAGCCCGGCGCGACCGCTCCCAGGACGTCAAGCGCATCGTCGACGAACTGAAGGCGAAGGGTCGGACGGAACATGATCTACATCGCGTCGTGCGGCGTCCGTGGGGCAGCTACGATTCGCTGGAGAACGGCGATCGCTTCCAGGTCAAGCGTATCGTGGTCAAACCGGGCGCCGCGCTGAGCCTGCAGATGCACCATCACCGCGCCGAGCACTGGATCGTTGTCAAGGGCGTGGCCGAAGTCACCTGTGACGACAAGGTATTCCTGCTTGCCGAGAACCAGAGCACGTACTTGCCGCTGGGCAGCAGGCACCGCCTGCGCAATCCCGGCAAGGTGCCGGTCGAGCTGATCGAAGTGCAGTCGGGCAGCTATCTGGGTGAAGATGACATCGTTCGCTTCGACGATGTCTACGGACGCGCCGGCACCGTGGGCTGA
- the rfbD gene encoding dTDP-4-dehydrorhamnose reductase: MKILLLGANGQLGRSFLSHGGLGNRGELLPASRDGILHGGRQALVADLADTGALEVLLDAERPQVIVNTAAYTAVDKAEQEEDLATLVNGYALSVIGGWAARHGALVVHYSTDYVFDGQASAPYTEDAATAPSGAYGRSKLAGEDALRASGAAHFIFRTAWVYSAVGHNFLRTMLRLGAERDELRVVADQRGTPSDTGFIVEASLAALDRWMAADDLGRERLQGTYHLTAAGDTTWHGFAEMLLGRATERGLLARTPKVIPITTSEFPTPAKRPAYSVLDTSRLARTFDIDVPMWQSGVERVLATLSEPE, encoded by the coding sequence GTGAAGATCCTTCTCCTGGGGGCCAATGGACAGCTGGGTCGAAGCTTCCTCAGTCATGGCGGGCTTGGGAACCGGGGTGAACTGTTGCCTGCCAGCCGCGACGGCATCCTGCACGGTGGTCGCCAGGCGCTCGTTGCCGATCTCGCGGATACCGGAGCCCTGGAAGTGCTCCTGGATGCCGAACGCCCGCAGGTCATCGTCAACACCGCAGCTTACACGGCCGTCGATAAAGCCGAGCAGGAGGAGGATCTCGCTACGCTCGTCAATGGTTACGCCCTTTCGGTGATCGGGGGCTGGGCGGCACGCCATGGCGCGCTGGTGGTGCACTATTCCACCGATTACGTGTTCGACGGACAGGCCAGCGCTCCATACACGGAAGACGCCGCGACGGCGCCGAGCGGAGCCTACGGACGCAGCAAGCTGGCGGGCGAAGATGCACTGCGTGCCAGCGGCGCGGCTCATTTCATCTTCCGTACCGCCTGGGTCTACTCTGCCGTCGGACACAACTTTCTGCGCACGATGCTGCGCCTGGGCGCGGAGCGCGACGAACTGCGCGTGGTGGCCGACCAACGCGGCACGCCGAGCGACACGGGATTCATCGTCGAAGCCTCGCTGGCGGCGCTAGATCGCTGGATGGCGGCGGATGATCTTGGGAGGGAACGCCTGCAGGGTACTTACCACCTCACGGCCGCAGGCGATACCACCTGGCACGGCTTTGCCGAAATGCTGCTGGGACGCGCGACCGAGCGGGGCCTGCTCGCTAGGACACCGAAGGTCATCCCTATCACCACCTCGGAATTTCCCACACCGGCCAAGCGCCCCGCCTACTCGGTGCTGGATACATCGCGACTCGCACGGACCTTCGACATCGACGTCCCGATGTGGCAAAGCGGTGTAGAACGCGTCCTGGCAACCCTATCCGAACCGGAATAA
- the rfbC gene encoding dTDP-4-dehydrorhamnose 3,5-epimerase: protein MKVIETSLPGVLVLEPKVFGDSRGFFYESYNEKTFRDAGIDRRFVQSNVSRSSRGVLRGLHYQWPHPQGKLVSVLEGEVYDVAVDIRRGSPTFGQWTAATLTAENHRHFWIPEGFAHGFCVVSEFATFSYQCTDLYSPAADGGIRWNDSAIGIDWPVDSPVLSDKDSNAPLLADLAPERLPEYQP from the coding sequence ATGAAGGTCATCGAAACGTCCCTCCCCGGCGTGCTCGTCCTCGAACCCAAGGTCTTCGGCGACTCGCGCGGGTTCTTCTACGAGAGCTACAACGAAAAGACGTTCCGCGACGCCGGCATCGACCGGCGTTTCGTCCAGTCGAATGTCTCCCGGTCGTCGCGCGGCGTTCTCCGTGGACTGCATTACCAGTGGCCCCATCCGCAGGGCAAGCTGGTGAGCGTTCTCGAGGGCGAAGTCTACGACGTGGCCGTCGATATCCGCCGCGGCTCGCCTACGTTCGGCCAGTGGACCGCTGCGACGCTCACGGCGGAAAACCACCGGCACTTCTGGATTCCGGAGGGTTTTGCCCACGGCTTCTGCGTAGTCTCGGAGTTCGCGACGTTCTCCTACCAATGCACCGATCTCTATTCGCCCGCCGCCGACGGCGGCATTCGCTGGAATGACTCGGCCATCGGCATCGATTGGCCCGTCGACTCTCCGGTATTGTCCGACAAGGACTCGAATGCCCCCCTGCTCGCGGACCTTGCCCCCGAGCGGCTGCCGGAATACCAGCCGTGA
- the rfbA gene encoding glucose-1-phosphate thymidylyltransferase RfbA — translation MTTKGIILAGGSGTRLYPITQAVSKQLLPVYDKPMIYYPLATLMLAGIRDVLIINTPHEQALFQRLLGDGSQWGINISYAVQPSPDGLAQAFLIGREFVDGQPSCLVLGDNIFYGVGLTERLKRAASRPSGATVFGYWVRDPERYGVAEFDGEGRVIGLEEKPTQPKSNYAVTGLYFYDGRACDFAAGLKPSPRGELEITDLNRCYLDDGSLMLEQLGRGYAWLDTGTHASLMEAGNYIETIENRQGLKVCCPEEIAFNNKWIDAEQVLALAKPLAKTGYGEYLRTLVGHGLVK, via the coding sequence ATGACGACCAAGGGCATCATCCTCGCCGGCGGGTCCGGCACCCGGCTGTATCCGATCACGCAGGCGGTCAGCAAGCAGTTGCTGCCGGTGTACGACAAGCCGATGATCTACTACCCGCTCGCCACGCTGATGCTGGCCGGCATTCGCGACGTACTCATCATCAATACCCCCCACGAGCAAGCCCTTTTCCAGCGTTTGCTGGGCGATGGCTCGCAGTGGGGCATCAACATCAGCTACGCCGTGCAACCGTCTCCCGACGGCCTGGCCCAGGCGTTCCTCATCGGGCGCGAATTCGTGGATGGCCAGCCCAGCTGCCTCGTGCTCGGCGACAATATCTTCTATGGCGTCGGGCTCACGGAACGGCTGAAGCGCGCGGCGAGCCGGCCGTCCGGTGCCACCGTCTTCGGCTACTGGGTCCGCGACCCCGAACGATACGGTGTGGCGGAATTCGACGGCGAGGGCCGGGTGATCGGCCTGGAGGAAAAGCCGACCCAGCCCAAATCGAATTACGCGGTGACCGGCCTGTATTTCTACGACGGCCGCGCCTGCGATTTCGCCGCGGGACTGAAGCCCTCGCCGCGCGGCGAGCTGGAAATCACCGACCTCAACCGCTGTTATCTCGACGACGGCTCGCTCATGCTCGAACAGTTGGGCCGCGGCTACGCCTGGCTCGACACTGGCACGCATGCGTCGCTGATGGAGGCCGGCAATTACATCGAGACGATTGAAAACCGGCAGGGACTCAAGGTGTGCTGCCCGGAAGAAATCGCCTTTAACAACAAATGGATCGATGCCGAGCAGGTGCTGGCCCTGGCCAAACCGCTGGCGAAGACGGGATATGGGGAATACCTGCGCACCCTCGTCGGCCACGGTCTGGTGAAATGA
- the rfbB gene encoding dTDP-glucose 4,6-dehydratase, whose product MKTLLVTGGAGFIGANFVLQAIADGFRVVNLDKLTYAGNLGTLASLEGNPSHVFVQGDIGDRDLVRDLLTRHKPDAVVNFAAESHVDRSIDGPAAFVETNVVGTLGLLEEARDFWRGLEGPAREGFRFLHVSTDEVYGSLGDEGKFTETTPYAPNSPYSASKAASDHLVRAFHHTYGLPVLTTNCSNNYGPFQFPEKLIPLTIQKALKGESLPVYGDGKNVRDWLFVGDHCSAIRRVLDAGRIGETYNVGGNAEQQNIHVVRTICRILDERQPLANGSPRESLITFVRDRPGHDRRYAIDASKLQHELGWSPTQTFESGIEATVNWYLANQSWVDSILDGSYRMERLGA is encoded by the coding sequence ATGAAAACACTGTTGGTAACGGGCGGTGCCGGCTTTATCGGTGCCAATTTCGTGCTCCAGGCCATTGCCGACGGCTTTCGCGTCGTCAATCTCGACAAGCTCACCTATGCGGGTAACCTGGGTACCCTGGCCTCGCTGGAAGGCAATCCGAGCCATGTGTTCGTCCAGGGAGATATTGGCGATCGTGACCTCGTCCGCGATCTGCTGACTCGGCACAAGCCGGATGCCGTCGTGAACTTCGCCGCCGAATCCCATGTGGACCGCTCGATCGACGGTCCCGCCGCCTTCGTCGAAACCAACGTGGTCGGCACGCTCGGCCTGCTCGAGGAGGCGCGCGATTTCTGGCGTGGCCTCGAAGGACCGGCGCGCGAAGGCTTCCGCTTCCTCCACGTGTCCACCGACGAGGTATACGGCTCGCTGGGCGACGAGGGCAAGTTCACGGAGACCACCCCCTACGCCCCGAACTCGCCATATTCGGCCAGCAAGGCCGCCTCCGACCACCTGGTCCGGGCGTTTCACCATACGTACGGCCTGCCCGTGCTTACCACGAACTGCTCGAACAACTATGGGCCGTTCCAGTTCCCCGAAAAGCTCATCCCTCTGACCATCCAGAAGGCGCTCAAGGGCGAATCCCTTCCTGTCTATGGCGACGGCAAGAACGTTCGCGACTGGCTCTTCGTGGGCGACCATTGTTCGGCGATCCGACGCGTGCTGGACGCCGGCCGCATCGGCGAGACCTACAACGTCGGCGGCAACGCGGAACAGCAGAACATCCACGTGGTCCGCACCATCTGCCGCATCCTGGACGAACGCCAGCCCTTGGCCAACGGCTCGCCACGCGAATCGCTGATTACGTTCGTCCGCGACCGCCCGGGCCACGATCGTCGCTACGCCATCGACGCGAGCAAACTCCAGCATGAGCTTGGTTGGTCGCCGACCCAGACGTTCGAATCGGGCATCGAGGCAACCGTGAATTGGTACCTCGCCAACCAGTCGTGGGTCGATTCGATCCTCGACGGCAGCTACCGCATGGAGCGTCTGGGCGCATGA
- a CDS encoding trans-sulfuration enzyme family protein: MTPIYATSTYVQKSPGKHSGFEYSRTQNPTRMAYEACVASLEGGVQGFAFASGLAAASTVLELLDAGSHVIAMNDLYGGTYRLFERVRRRTAALEFDFIDLNDPAALKAALKPNTRMIWAETPTNPMLQLVDLAKVAAFAKKHGLILVVDNTFCSPMLQRPIEFGADLVLHSATKYLNGHSDIVGGIVVAANAELAEQMAFLQNSIGAVAGPFDAFLAMRGLKTLHLRMRQHCESALALATWLEKHKAVERVIYPGLRSHAQHALARKQMNGFGGIISVEIKGGKARARRVLERCELFALAESLGGVESLIEHPGIMTHASIPAATRKKLGISDGLIRLSVGVEDLADLRDELESVLA, from the coding sequence ATGACGCCGATCTACGCGACGTCAACGTACGTACAGAAAAGTCCTGGAAAGCATTCCGGCTTCGAGTACTCGCGCACCCAGAATCCGACCCGGATGGCTTACGAGGCCTGCGTGGCCTCGTTGGAAGGTGGCGTGCAGGGCTTTGCCTTCGCCTCCGGCCTGGCCGCCGCTTCCACGGTACTGGAGCTACTGGATGCCGGTAGCCACGTCATCGCCATGAACGACCTCTACGGCGGCACCTATCGTCTGTTCGAGCGCGTTAGGCGGCGGACGGCGGCCCTGGAGTTCGACTTCATCGATCTCAACGATCCGGCGGCGCTCAAGGCCGCGCTCAAGCCCAACACACGCATGATCTGGGCCGAGACGCCCACCAATCCCATGCTCCAGCTGGTGGACCTTGCCAAGGTGGCCGCGTTCGCGAAGAAGCATGGCCTGATCCTGGTCGTGGACAACACGTTCTGCTCGCCGATGCTGCAGCGCCCGATCGAATTTGGCGCCGACCTCGTGCTCCACTCGGCCACCAAATACCTCAACGGGCATTCCGACATCGTCGGTGGCATCGTCGTCGCCGCCAACGCCGAGCTTGCCGAGCAGATGGCGTTCCTGCAGAACTCGATCGGGGCGGTCGCCGGCCCGTTCGATGCCTTCCTGGCGATGCGAGGTCTGAAGACCCTGCATCTGCGGATGCGTCAGCACTGCGAGAGCGCCCTGGCCCTCGCTACCTGGCTGGAGAAGCACAAGGCCGTGGAGCGGGTGATCTACCCCGGCCTGCGCAGCCACGCCCAGCATGCGTTGGCACGCAAACAGATGAACGGCTTCGGCGGCATCATTTCGGTGGAGATCAAGGGCGGAAAGGCCCGTGCGCGCCGGGTCCTCGAGCGCTGCGAGCTTTTCGCGCTGGCCGAATCCCTGGGAGGTGTGGAGAGCCTGATCGAGCATCCGGGCATCATGACGCACGCCTCCATTCCGGCCGCCACGCGAAAGAAGCTAGGGATTTCCGATGGGTTGATTCGTCTTTCGGTGGGCGTGGAAGATCTCGCCGACCTCCGCGACGAACTCGAGTCCGTCCTGGCATGA
- a CDS encoding ABC transporter permease, which translates to MTGTQLKSAALRVPMHPAAPYVSLARHARLIWELCRRDVSGRYRGSMGGMFWAFLNPLLMLAIYSFVFGYIFKSRWTSAETGQVNFAIILFIGLIISNFFSECLNRAPVLITSNPNYVKKVIFPLETLSWVTVGTGLFHAFVSTIVLVVALVATGTTVAPAALLFPLLLLIFLPMVAGVTWLFSALGVYFRDTQQIMMVLTTSLVFLSPIFYPRTSLPEQYRWLQSFSPLTYVVETARGLILWNRLPAVDDTVAYLVASLLVSWLGWLVFNATRKGFADVI; encoded by the coding sequence ATGACCGGAACCCAGCTCAAGTCGGCCGCGCTTCGTGTTCCCATGCATCCGGCCGCTCCCTACGTGTCGCTCGCGCGTCATGCGCGGCTGATCTGGGAGCTCTGCCGTCGCGACGTCTCTGGCCGTTACCGCGGGTCTATGGGAGGCATGTTCTGGGCCTTCCTCAATCCGCTGCTGATGCTGGCGATCTACTCGTTCGTCTTCGGCTATATCTTCAAGTCGCGCTGGACATCCGCCGAGACGGGGCAGGTCAACTTCGCGATCATCCTCTTCATCGGCCTGATCATCAGCAATTTCTTCTCCGAATGCCTGAACCGGGCGCCGGTGTTGATCACGTCCAATCCGAACTACGTGAAGAAGGTGATCTTTCCGCTCGAAACGCTTTCGTGGGTGACGGTGGGAACGGGGCTGTTTCACGCGTTTGTCAGCACCATCGTGCTGGTCGTGGCACTCGTGGCGACGGGAACCACGGTGGCTCCCGCGGCATTGCTCTTTCCATTGCTCCTGCTGATCTTCCTGCCCATGGTGGCGGGAGTGACCTGGCTCTTTTCGGCGCTGGGCGTGTACTTCCGTGACACGCAGCAGATCATGATGGTGCTGACCACCTCTCTGGTGTTCCTCTCTCCCATCTTCTATCCGCGTACGAGCTTGCCGGAACAGTATCGCTGGTTGCAGTCGTTCAGTCCGCTGACGTACGTGGTCGAGACCGCGCGTGGCCTGATCCTGTGGAACCGCCTGCCCGCGGTCGACGACACCGTCGCCTATCTGGTCGCGTCCCTGCTGGTGTCCTGGCTCGGTTGGCTGGTTTTCAATGCCACGCGAAAAGGTTTTGCCGATGTCATCTGA
- a CDS encoding ABC transporter ATP-binding protein — protein MSSDELVIDVRGVSKRYEIYAKPSDRFKQMVASGVRRLTRGPEVRYFQEFWALHGVSLHVNRGECVALIGRNGSGKSTLLQIIAGTVSPTEGAATVDGRVAALLELGSGFNPEFTGLENVYLNASLLGLSREDVDARLDDILAFADIGDFVHQPVKTYSSGMTVRLAFAVQAQIDPDVLIVDEALAVGDARFQAKCFARLKALRERGTSILLVTHSTEQVVTHCDRAILIDGGHKLDDGEPRPVVNRYLDLLYGRKRIEAAPKTGEHAGDATVNAQLMDFDPAFGERHEPMFNERPAYNPYEHRWGDGRAELMDFAIFKGDEAFPPVFRSGGELSLYVRYRFHADITRPILGITLKTKEGVTVYGTNTEMAAMEGGFPSGRPDESGVMLCQFALKCAPGDYFLSVGIASRDGSGEAVPHDRRYDAIHLCVEPDSPFIGIADLGARMQFL, from the coding sequence ATGTCATCTGACGAACTGGTCATCGACGTTCGCGGGGTCAGCAAGCGCTACGAGATCTACGCCAAGCCCTCGGACCGGTTCAAGCAAATGGTCGCGTCCGGCGTGCGCCGGCTGACGCGTGGTCCCGAGGTGCGCTATTTCCAGGAATTCTGGGCATTGCATGGCGTGTCGCTACACGTGAACCGCGGCGAGTGCGTGGCGTTGATAGGACGCAACGGTTCCGGCAAATCGACGCTGCTGCAGATCATCGCCGGTACCGTATCGCCCACCGAAGGAGCGGCCACGGTGGACGGGCGGGTGGCTGCGCTGCTCGAACTCGGCTCGGGCTTCAATCCCGAGTTCACCGGGTTGGAGAACGTCTACCTCAATGCATCGTTGCTGGGACTTTCGCGCGAGGATGTCGACGCGCGCCTCGACGATATCCTGGCATTCGCCGATATCGGCGACTTCGTCCATCAACCCGTCAAGACGTATTCCAGCGGCATGACCGTTCGTCTGGCCTTCGCCGTGCAGGCGCAGATCGATCCCGACGTGCTCATCGTCGACGAGGCGCTAGCGGTGGGCGACGCCCGTTTCCAGGCCAAGTGCTTCGCCAGGCTAAAGGCCCTTCGCGAACGTGGCACGTCGATCCTACTGGTGACGCACTCGACCGAGCAGGTGGTAACGCACTGTGACAGGGCGATCCTGATCGACGGCGGGCACAAACTCGATGACGGCGAGCCGCGTCCCGTCGTCAATCGCTATCTCGACCTGTTGTACGGGCGTAAGCGCATCGAAGCCGCACCGAAGACGGGCGAGCATGCGGGCGACGCGACGGTCAACGCCCAGCTCATGGATTTCGATCCGGCATTCGGCGAACGCCACGAGCCGATGTTCAACGAGCGCCCCGCCTACAATCCCTATGAGCACCGTTGGGGGGACGGCCGCGCGGAACTGATGGATTTCGCGATCTTCAAGGGCGACGAAGCCTTTCCACCGGTGTTCCGCAGCGGCGGCGAGTTGTCGCTTTACGTGCGCTATCGATTCCACGCGGACATCACGCGACCGATCCTGGGCATCACGCTGAAGACCAAGGAAGGCGTGACCGTCTACGGTACGAATACGGAAATGGCCGCGATGGAGGGGGGCTTTCCCTCCGGTCGTCCGGACGAATCGGGCGTCATGCTGTGCCAGTTCGCGTTGAAGTGCGCCCCCGGCGATTATTTCCTTTCGGTCGGCATCGCCAGCCGTGACGGAAGCGGCGAAGCCGTGCCGCACGATCGTCGCTACGACGCCATCCATCTCTGTGTCGAACCGGACTCGCCCTTCATCGGCATCGCCGACCTGGGTGCCAGGATGCAATTTCTATGA